Genomic segment of Cyprinus carpio isolate SPL01 chromosome A13, ASM1834038v1, whole genome shotgun sequence:
TTCTCATGCAATGCATTAACTGATCAAATCTATGCAAATGCAAAGAAAGTCACTTTTCAAGAAAAGCAAGTATTGCTAAACATGTCCCCAGAAAACTCAATCTGCCATGCTTTTGTTACCAAACCATTACAGTGAGTGCCCAATTGCCTTGCTTTATTCATCACAAACTCACTttcctcctctgtctctctctaggCTCCAGCAGCGTTTGGTCTTGTGTCTTTCCTCATGCATGCAGGTCTGGAGAGGAAGACTATTCAGAAGCATTTACTGGCATTTTCTGCTGCTGCGCCGCTGATGGCTATCAGCACCTACTTCATCCTGAGTGCAGTAAGAAACCTCAGTTTCTCTTTATTTGTCCTGTGAAACTTTAGTTCCAGTAGAATAGCAAGCCAAACATCAAAATATGCACACaatgcagcatttttttattaaattaaaagcaaattcaaaatatgaatactagggctgtcaaatgattaatcacaattaatcacatccaaaataaaagttttgtttacataatatatgtgtgtatactgtgtatatttattatgtatatataaatacacacacatgcatgtatatatttaagaagaatatgttatgtttatatattaaatatatttatataaaatataaaatataagaatataaatatataaatgtatatacatgtaaatattttctaaatatataatttatgtgtgtgtatttatatatacataataaatataccctgtacacatacatatattatgtaaacaaaacttttattttggatgtgattaatcgtgattaatcatttgacagccctaatgaatacatttatttttgtcagtttaaattttaattattttgttatgcccttttgtctgttttgttagtttttatttgttataaaaaacatGTATATCCACATTTTTGTAAgtatatatgcatttatgtatttatcttttattttatttcagatttattttaatgtaacatgaaaatgcaacattaattttattttttttattttttatttttttgatgacacAATGACATCAGATGATTTTGAGATCTGGGGCCTGTTGCATAAACATACCCATTATGTTAAGTCAGTCTTAGACCTTGAGCAggttatgcaactggcccctgttCTCACAAAGCAAGTTCTCATTAAGTTTGCCATGGGACCAACATGTTCTTTTTGGACTATGAAGAAagattgtttttttacattacatttactttttttatatatatataaatctataacaAGTAATGAATACTATTTATTATCTTTGCAGTCTAATGGCTCTTCTCAGAACCGCCTGAGTGCTACAGGCATTGGCATGCTGTTCTCTGCTGGAACGTTCTTATATGTGGCCACAGTTCATGTTCTGCCAGAGATCAACAGCAGAGGGCATCAGCGCTCCACTCACCTCCACCATCACACAGGAACCGGGGCCCACCAGCAGCAGAGCGGTCTGAGCATCACAGAGAGCCTGACTCTCATCCTGGGGGCTGGACTTCCTGTGCTGTTGGCCCTCGGACTGCCAGACGATTAATCTGTAAAAACAATCCAAGAGCCAAACGTGACAGTGACgtgtaatatttatatgttaaatgtttatattttcatcatGACTTGAGAATGCTCTTTGACAGTTTTATGTTTTGTCATGATTTGTGTTATCAGACTCCCCACGTTTTCTGTTTAACGATTAGACGgctttaacaaattttttttattagccgAGAAACAAAACTACAAGCCTGTGGTGCTTTTATGTGCACATGTGCATTGTCAAAGACAAAAAAGATTATATTTGATATTCTTATATCTAGAATcaaaatttattttgctttaaaaaataagtaatttgtaTCACCTCCATAAAGTTGCAAAACTTAAGTGCAATACAGTGATCTTttcccaaaaaatataaaatattgtttatttttcgaAGTTTTGTATTAAACCAAGAATGCCTTGTATTGATATAAACCAATGTTTATTTTGAGATCTAAATGCAGTGCAATCTGACATACATGCAGATTGTGATCTCTCTGGTACTCAACAATCTAttaaaagccataaaaaaactgctattttgttttcatttttgtgttttccaAATCACttgaccttaaagggttagttcacccaaaaatgaaaattctgtcattaattactcaccctcatgtccttccaaacccgtaagagctttgttcatcttctgaacacaaattaagaaattagtaaaaaaatacaacacaacaaacaacatattaataaggacattgttaaaattgtcAAAATTACACAAGTGACACAACCCTAACAACACTAAACgaggagaatactttttgtgtgcaatgaaaacaaaaataacgacttcattcaacaatttcagTAATAACAGTTATCAATAACAGTAAGTTATCAGTAATAACTCTGGCTCAATGACCATGTCGACCTTAAGACATGCAACCAATTGTTATAATCAGAATATATTTATCTTAATCATGCAATTTGAGTTTAGTCAGTCATGCTTTATTCCAAGATGTTTTTTGTAACTTAACCCTTGAATGCATCTCAGTCTCAAACTTGCTACACAAAATCcatataaaaatcatcaaaaaatcacttcatttgttcaaataaaaaacaacaaaaaaaaaatccaaaacattaatagttaaaagtcaataaataataCACATGGAGCTTTGGTGCAGCTTATTAATTGTCTTTGTctagataaatacatttatcagCACTGTAAACACTCATTCTGTAGTCTAATACTTCTGATGGAAGCTGCATTTATAATCAGAAGTGGCTATGAAGTTGTTTCATACTCCTCTGACTTTtgttcagctttatttatttttttagttctaCCCTATTCATAGTTTCAGGTGGCCCAGTTGAGCGGTCAGCTCGGCTTCTCGTGCCATCTGGTCAAAGGTGCGACGGGACGTCTGCTCCCTCACCCTCTCCCGCATGTAGCAGGAGGCGTGAGCCACCTTCCGGCTCCTCTCCTGGGCCTCTGCCCTCTCTCTCTGCAGCTTCTCGCTGCGCTGTTCCTTCTGTGTCACGTTCTTGCATCTCTCCTCCCGTTGCGCTTTCTCCTCCTCCAGGACTCGGTCTCGTAGTCTGCGATGGCTGAGTTTCTTCTCCTGGTTCTCTCGGCTGAGGAGTTGAGCTCTGCGACGCCGCTGCTCCTGCACCTGCAGCACGGCACGCTCCATCCGCAGCTGGCAACGTTGCACCAACTTATGCTTCTGCTCCAACCAATCCCTGTCCTCCCTCCTCGCCTGCTGCTGCGCCATCCGCATCTGCTCCTCCTCCTTCGCGGCACGTGATCGCATTTCCTGCACCCGCGCCTCTAGAAGCAGCGCATGGTTCTCCTTGGAGAGCTGCAGCTTCCGCTCCAGTCCTTTTCGCTTGAGCTCCTTCTCTGCACGCTCCTGCTCCTCGAGCTCCTTTTTTAAGAGGAGGTGCTTGAGTAGCTCCCTCTGGTTCTCTTGCTTGAGTCTCCTCCTTTCTGTCTTTCCCTGCATTCGCTTGCTCCTCATTGCATGTTGTTCTTTTTCCCGTGCCGCCTGCAGCTCCTTCTCTCGCTGCGCCTCCTCCACGCGCTCCttctcccgcaggagcctctccTGGTAGCGTTTGCGCTCTTTTGCATCCCTGCTCGCCACATCAAGCTTGAACCTTCGTCGAGCTTGTTGCTCCTCGGCGTGCCTCCTCCAGCGCTCCTCCTGCCAGAGCGTCTCCCGCTCACGCTGCTCCGCAAGCATCGCCTCCTCTTCCTCTCGCCGCCTCTTCCGCTCCTCCAAGTCCTCCTGCCAGCGGCGAATATGTCGCAGAAGTTTTTTCCGTCGCTCTTGCTCCATGTGAGCTTGCCGCTCCTCCTCGCGCCTCTGCTCCTCCTCGTGATGTTGCTCCTCAAACATGCTCTGGCGTAAGCGAAACTGCTCCTCTTCGTGCCTAGCCAGCATTAATGCAACAATCTTGCGGTCTTTTTCTGGGACGGCGATGCTTAGTTTGCGACTGATCTCCTGCAAGAGGCCCTTCACCCGACGCTCTGTCGCAGGAGATCGTCTGAGTTCGGCCAGACTGAAACTGTAGGGGAACTTCTGACCGCATGTGGTCAGGAATCCATCTGGAATGGAAATTGCAGACACTGAATGAACACGGTCATCTGTGAACCGTGTCTTAGCTGGACATTTGGCTTTGGAATCGGTGCTTCGACTCTCAGCTTTTTGCTCTGGGACGGTGAACGGTTTTACAGATGACTTTCTATTCCAGCCCTCTTGTATGATCCGCTCTCGCTCCTCTCTACACAAGCGCAGTCGTTCTCTTCTTCCTTTCTCGTACTCCTCATAGACCGCAGTCACCTCCTCCAGAGAGGACTCCTGGCTTTCATCAATGAAGTCTGTGAGGGGTCTGAGCAACAGATCAACAGGTTTCACTCCCAATCTTGCACAGGATTCAAGTGAACGTGGGCTTGTCAGAACATATCTGCTGTCTTCAGCTTCAGGGgagctgaaattatttaaatccAAATGCAGGAGAGGTGAAACAGATCTAAGACGCTCCATTAATAACTGTGTTCAATCTTCTCTGTGCATTTCATCCAGAATACAGCAGCTTCACCTATCCATAGCTGCTGTTATAAAACAgcttgcaacaaaataaaacgttTCTTAATAGAATGGAATTCTGAATTGTCGATATTTACTTATATGAATGTTTTAGAACACTTATTCGCGCCTTAATCTGCTCTTCAAATCCTCGGAGCTTCTCTGGTCACCATAGCAGCGCGGCAACGTCACAGGAACTGCTTTAAATCCTTCTAAGCTCGAGGATCCTCGAATTGGAAACCGCGCCATCTAGTGATCAGACGGCGACATCCAGCACCagcacattttttcaaaataaaagtgttgtaGCGAAATCTTCAGTGttcatattaaatgtaataatcaacTACAGGGGTGGGGATATATTGCATgttacaaatgttgtatttttttaaccagttttaaagttttattacattttgctgaataaatgtgaGGCATCGAAGATCCTGCAGCATTTGTTTGCTTGACATTTGCTTATGCAATGCCATTTAAATACTCTTCATACATAGAGTTgacattaaatagttttatcgtgaataaaacagaaaaaaacatattcatcTTTGCATAATATTGTGTAAGCAAATTCATAATAGTTTATCAAATATTAATCAGTATTTACGCAGTCTTCATTTTAGTTCCTTTGTTTCATGGCAATGACCCCAGTTAACAGTATggtatttttataatgaaaaccAGCCTTTGTGAATGTAACAATTGGTGGATGTAGTTGCGTCAaatactaattaaattttttgggggttttccactggAATGACGCAATAATCAAGCAAAGCGTTTTTACTGGAACCCTTCATTATGAGAGCGCTGACAGATGAGCAGTTGAGCCTCTGGTGCAGCTCACGTACTGAACAGATATCATCATCTAATCACAAccagaaatgtgtttatttgcatTCCCTTCCATTCACAGATCCACCCCCCCACCGCACATTTCAACACTGCCCATTTTTTGGAAAACATCTCATTCAAAATGCACCAAAGCCAGTTGTGCATTTACATGGTGTTCGATTGTGTCATACAACAACCtgcattaataacatttaattaaaaaagccgttaaaaacacatgtataaataataatgacaaacacTTTAGACCTTCACTCTTGACTTCACTTAAAATGAGAAACTTCAGCCAATGCCGACAAAATGCACTAaggctaaatatttaaaaacatgttcgAATCAAATGCATGCAGCTGACATGATAAAAAGCAGACATCTGAATGGATCTTAATATTCAAAATGCCACTATAAACTTAAACTGGGGCCCTTTAATGGTGTGATACAGTACGATTAATCTAGAACCACTGCAAAAATTGGTATTGTTGTCTTGTTTCAGTAccaatatctaaatattttttaaatgaagagaCATTTGCTTAAAATGACTTATGATGCTAAGTCTTGTTTTAAAATTACTAGTAAAAATGTCTTTCAGTAACGCAAgacaaataaacttaattcaaaggcaAAACCAGATTATTAgacagatagatttttttttgttttaagaataaatgtacttaatttggatagatttttcataaaacaagacttcatatcgtatcaaaaaagttttttagaatttttagacatttgtaatggggtaaaaaaacaaaactaaaaaacaataacttactgctaactaaaaaaaaacaacctactAAATAATAACCTATCCATccataaactaaacaaaatcaaaacaaacgcATGTCTTTGCCATCGTTAAACGAAACTAAAGCAGGACAATTAATACTGTTAATACTTATACAAAcgttaaaaataactaaaacagaaagGCGTTAAACTGAGCTATACATAAATGCTAAATACTGAACAagtatacagaaaaataaaataagatgcagACAGATTTGGCTCGTTTCTTTGCCTGATGATGCTCATAACATCGTAAAGTTGATGAAGATGTTCCCTCTTAGGATCCTCGTGTGAATATTGTCCATTCCAGTTCCACTTCCTTAAGGATACACATGCAGTATGAATACATTCTCTCTGGCTCTGTGTATATCTAGGGTTAAAGTTCATCTTCATCATACTGAGAACTAGGCCATGCTTCTAGATCATGGCCCGGAAACCGAAGGATAACGCGGCTCCCACAGCCAAGccaagagagaggaaaaaagccATGATGGCCCCTGCGGTTTCCGCTTCATGTTGGGACACTTTCCTGTGGGACGAACACAAAACATTAAAGGACATGAAGAACTTAAGACTAACTATTAGATGAACACCATCATATCAGTGTTTAACATGTACACACAAGATCAAACTAATATTGCTACTAGGGCTGGGTATAAAATATCGATTTCTCGATTTTAATcaattctcatttttatgaaaccatattgattcttaaatcccaagaatcgattagtctgtcctgttttcagttaatgaacGTAACATTGCAGAttatgatttaaagggatactccaccccaaaatgaaaattttgtcattaatcacttacccccatgtcgttccaaacccgtaaaagctttgttagtcttcggagcacaatttaagatccgtgccacaaggatgcactgtttctaggtgtatttagatttgatttgaaagaaaacagcgcatccttgtggcgtggatgatacagaagagcatacacagcatatggagagacacagagaagaccgttgacaaaggaattgttgaataaagtcactatttttgttttcttcacttacaaaaagtgttcccgtcgcttcatataaaccagattgcacgtatgatggcagatggagtattctgacgactttcatacttttctggaccttgacactttatttggcagtctatgggacagtcacaagcctcctggttttcatccaaaatatcttaaattgtgttccgaagacgaacagagctttaacaggtttggaacgacatgggggtaagtgattaatgacaaaattttcatttcaaggtggagtatccctttgataacattattaaatcatcATAAGCTTTGTGatcttttagtttttattcagatATTATAAGATTTTATCTTCTTTCTGATCCCTTTTGCACATGGGAATTTAAATTAtctaaagaagaaaatgaaatgttttgtgttttaccatggagcaataaaaaaaaaagaaaaaaaaaaaatgaaaatttgaaacaaAGTCTGAGATTTCAAATTTtgtccattttattacaatattcaaacaataaataccattttggcgCTGTTTAATATGGAGTAACAGATCGCTGGAGTGCCTCAGTTAAAGAGAAGCGTCAAgcttttatgacagccaccacattaaatgtttatattataatatatcaatataatagTAATCGTCAAgcttttatgacagccaccacattaaatgtttatattataatatatcaatataatagTAATCTAGTATTAAATGACTCTCGTGTATATTATAAAGCATTAGTTTTTGAGAAAATCTGTCATGTATTGttcctgatatatatccaaaataatcaataCTGAATCGAATTGGAATTGAATCGTGAAACTTGTGTCAAAATCCTAAAACCCTGCCCTAATTGCTACGTCTGATCGCTTGAACTACTAGCATTTCTTTGCTTAACAAGCAGCACAAATCATTCATGTCATTGTAGCACACTGGGACAATTTTATTTTTCTAGCAGCCTGAAGTCTGTTTCGCATGCATGTTGATGATATTTTGTACGTACTTTGGTCCGAAGCACATACAGAGACTGGCCAGGTATCCGTTGCTGAAGGAGAAGAGGATCATGAAAATGATGTACCAGGCGTCGTGAGCGAACACCACGGGCAGGTTGTGTCTGGGCTGAACGTTACAGAGCATGAAGAGAGGAACGAAGACCAAGCGTGCGGTGACCAGGACGGGCAGCCAGACGCTGTCTTTACCGGGCTGAACAGagaacagagaacagagagcacTTTCAGACTTCAGCTGAACAGAAATATATCTGCAgacattcatcatcatcatcttcaggacaaaatgtattacattttatttgtcaagAGTAAGACACACTGTTCAGTTAATGTAAATACTGTACTAGCGCAAGTTGAAGctctaaaattactgaaattcaaactgaaataaaaaaataaactattgcagaaaaaagatatttaaaattaaagataaTGTGCAtaaccattttactttttttcaaatttgaaaaactgttatttttaagtaAAGCTATAttgatttctaaaaataaatatttaaaactgtaactgaaaaacaatgaaaaacacaattacacataaaacatactgaaaatataaatgaaattaaaagccAATTTAAAGTGAATTactaaacactgaaaaaaaattaaaaaaacaaaattaattaataaaaaaaatataatatattttataaaaaaacaggGCATCACAAAAAGGTTTAACTTtctaattatatgtatatatatattaaaataaaatatgatttatttatttaaaatactgggCATCACAAAaaggtttattttgttatttaacttTCTTAGCATGAACATTTCCAGCATTTACCAAGTTATTGTTGATCTCAACACTTATTAATACATAACCAACATCAAGAAATGTTACCAAATATAATCTAAATGTTCTCTCCGCTTCAGCGATTCTTTTATAATAATGTCACAGTTTTGTATTATATCATAATACACAGCTGTCATTATCATTAAATCAAGGACCGCATCAGCCAAACCCATGCTGGTCAACCACTGCAATCCATTTGCTTAAGCAGCCAATCAGTGCACGAGAAAGACGCTCCTGAAACACTCAAAACTCATGACAATACCGGATCTAAATCTGGCTCATCTACAGCTGTTGCCTGGACGTGACATCCTCAATTCATTTACTCTCTCAGTACGTGCTGGTCTACAGCTGTCATAGTTTCCCATGATGCTCAGCTCTCATTCAGATGGACATTTATGGAGTGAATAGAAACAAGCGTTAGACTGAGTGTGGTAAGCCCAGCATGAGCGTGAGACAGCTGACTGCACACGAGACGCGTTCCAGTGCTCATGTTATTAAAGTCTCCCTAAATGCCAGGAACACTGAGAGAGCTGATCTGCTCCACTGAGGTTTCCCCTGGAAGTGAGTTTGACAGAGTTTATAGAGGAAGATAAGAGGCTGAATTCCATGGAAACGTTTTCAATGTTGACAAAAAAACCTTCACACTGACCTTCCTAAACAccaaacacatgaacacacagtcCAGCGCCAACGACATATTATCTAATGATAATTAATACACAAATACACTGAAGCCTTGATATGTACTATATTTGTCTTATGATAATTAAAATCCTCTATAtcaactataaataaaatgatctccATGATATCTACTATATTTGTATTATGATACATAAATAAATCCttgtatatttcttatatatgtattatgaaaaattttatttaatccttgaatattttctatattaatgtaataaataaatccttaatatttactatatttgtataatgaataaaacattgataTCTACATGGTTATCAATCAGGTTTTTAACCAACTGGGGCCACACAATTAATCGTGATTGCAATTCCGTAATCGTTCAAGGCAttaattaatcgttcaaagtgcatttacattattatgcgtgcttaagatgtgtttttttctttatacaggTTATCCTAAGCATTTTtccaatgttttaattttagttttaatataacattataataccatgcatatttttactttttttgtttttttatttaaagaagaaaccaaaccAATGTATAGATGACATTTAAGGCTTGAtgctatagaaaagcaataaaagtttaTCAATTAGTATTTACAGCTTGtctattttcatataaaaatatggcatgcattTGCATCAGACAATAgcataaacatcattcagtgtaaattgtgataaccgtaattaataatcgcaactacaatttcaagggaataatcgacaattatgatttttgtcatgatCGTGCAACCCTATAACCATGAAAGCATCATAACAGTAGTCATGAAAATAGTTTGGTATGAGGAACAGACTAAAATtgcatgaatgaaaatgaaaagcaaaaacagagGGCACGGTTTTTGGTCTGTTCCGCACACAAAgccatcatatgacttcagaagaccaCTTCTGGACCACTTCTAAAGgtactttttgtcctttttgaaacTTGACAGCCTGTGGTCCCTGTGTGGAAAAAGCAATTCGTTCCACATAATGAATGAAGTCACATGACTTCAATCACTGCTCTTTTAACATGATGTAGGATTTTCCAGAGAAACTATTCAACAGTGTTTTCTCTGCCCTTCTCTTTgttcagaaaaaaacacatcttaacaGGAATTCTATGAAAACCCAGAAGGGGACGGTCAGATGCTCCGTTTGATCAAGCCCTAATAAAGCACTCGCAGCACGTGTTGAGAGCCTGAGCctgattaacacacacacacacacacacacacacacatacatacgtaCCCACATACAGACAGCAGTCAGGCTCCTGCCGACCCAGTCCATCACATTGAACAGGAGGAAGCAGGACACAGGGATGAAGTAAGTATctgtgaaagagaaagagcagTCTTAACACGTGAATAAATAGGAACATGGATATAATGACATGCAAACACGCTCACCCCAACCGTTCCCCTTTTCAGCAACAGTGGTCTTGACTTCAACAGTGACGGCTGGGAAGATGCCAATGGTGACAGTGAAAACAAAGCATACAGAAAGAGCCATCACCCAGATCTACGACAGGAGGCCAGAGAGTAGAAGAGTTATTACAAACAGACTCCTGATCTTATTATGCATCGATAACTTCAGCTATGGTTTGGAAGGTTATGTAGGCAGCTGGTTGGAGTTGAGACCTGTTTGAAGATGCCAAACACTGACACGGTGGGTCTGCTCTCTTCTTCAGTCAGGCTCACGACCGGCCTCTTCTCTATTTGACCATCTACAAGCCAAGAGTATAAAAACACGATCAGTTTCTCTTTACAGGGAAACACGAGTGACAGACACAAAGCCTTACCGTTTTCTGTATTTGTCATTAAACGACAAAAAAACCATCATGAAAAACACATTAAGACACTGTTCAGTCACTCTGAGACTGGGATTTTTTTCAGGGAATAGTGTcccaaaaagtcaaaatatttagGAGATGTAGGTAATGTAAGGAAGATGATAAGATAATAGATAAGATAATCTTCTGAGGCACTAAAAAATGACCTAAAAATCTTGATTAGATATGTCTGTTTGTTGTCTAAATATATTTGCCATATTAGAACTTCTGCCTGTTTTTTCTGTCAACTTGTGTGatatgaaataaactgaaaagcAGTGTGAAACCTTACTTGTACACAAGGTTGGATGCACTGGGAACAGTGGTTTTTATTCCAGTGGTCTCATATATTTGTTCGTGAGTGTTTGATCAGCTTTAGGTGTCACTTGTGAGATTAGATGTttagagaaacatttctgataaatATGAAACGCTGGCCATTACCTGGTTTCAGCAAATCCATCTTGTTTTCCTCGTCAGCGCTGGATCGGGAGCCGCTGCTCTCAGAGTAATACTGGAAAAACTCCTGCAGAACGAAtacttttagtttttaacatgTAAGCATTGAAACATTATTCTCAGCATTGATTAGTGGAAATGAAACGCAGGTGTGAGTCTCAGAATCAGGGCTTTACATCATACCATTTTAGGCAGAGCGAGGTAAGAAACAATGGCCAGGAGAATAACCACACAGGCAGTGATGAAGTAGCCGAAGGCACTGTCCTGTAACGCTGAGCCCGCTGGAAAAGACAAGATTCAGGTCAATACCTGGATACACCTGGAACAGATTCAGCAGTTCAGACCTTCTCATGGACATCCCTGTAGAGCTGTTTTATTagcacataaataaacacacaattatcACTTACATTAACTAGTGTAGCATTTTAGTTCTGACATTTAACATCTGTTCCAACCTACTTTGAATTTGTCAAATGCAATTTTAGTATTTGcatactattatttttaattttcatttcagtttaagtcattttgttccatgcatttgtcatttttattagttttagttttttttatatttagctttttaacttttgctattgtgtttttattttatttccattttaaagtacttcaacttaattttattcaattaaatttttatttcagctttaaacaTCTATTTGATTCTACTTTGAATGCTTttgtccagtgttattttagtattatttatatcctataatagtatttattaatatttaaaaattccagttttttattttaatattagttttagtaCATTTGTTAAGCGTTTTTGTccttttaagctttatttttatttcaattttagttt
This window contains:
- the LOC109101009 gene encoding coiled-coil domain-containing protein 177, which codes for MERLRSVSPLLHLDLNNFSSPEAEDSRYVLTSPRSLESCARLGVKPVDLLLRPLTDFIDESQESSLEEVTAVYEEYEKGRRERLRLCREERERIIQEGWNRKSSVKPFTVPEQKAESRSTDSKAKCPAKTRFTDDRVHSVSAISIPDGFLTTCGQKFPYSFSLAELRRSPATERRVKGLLQEISRKLSIAVPEKDRKIVALMLARHEEEQFRLRQSMFEEQHHEEEQRREEERQAHMEQERRKKLLRHIRRWQEDLEERKRRREEEEAMLAEQRERETLWQEERWRRHAEEQQARRRFKLDVASRDAKERKRYQERLLREKERVEEAQREKELQAAREKEQHAMRSKRMQGKTERRRLKQENQRELLKHLLLKKELEEQERAEKELKRKGLERKLQLSKENHALLLEARVQEMRSRAAKEEEQMRMAQQQARREDRDWLEQKHKLVQRCQLRMERAVLQVQEQRRRRAQLLSRENQEKKLSHRRLRDRVLEEEKAQREERCKNVTQKEQRSEKLQRERAEAQERSRKVAHASCYMRERVREQTSRRTFDQMAREAELTAQLGHLKL
- the LOC109101010 gene encoding equilibrative nucleoside transporter 1-like, yielding MTASNAPRDRYNAVWIIFFILGLGTLLPWNFFMTATMYFTQRLKDPQTNGEHNQTANGSVVIEGDSRNVLESKFNNVMTLCAMVPLLIFTCLNSFIHQRIPQTLRISGSLSVIFVVFLITAVLVRVEMEPLSFFAFTMIKIICINSFGAILQGSLFGLAGMLPASYTTPIMSGQGLAGTFAAFSMICALASGSALQDSAFGYFITACVVILLAIVSYLALPKMEFFQYYSESSGSRSSADEENKMDLLKPDGQIEKRPVVSLTEEESRPTVSVFGIFKQIWVMALSVCFVFTVTIGIFPAVTVEVKTTVAEKGNGWDTYFIPVSCFLLFNVMDWVGRSLTAVCMWPGKDSVWLPVLVTARLVFVPLFMLCNVQPRHNLPVVFAHDAWYIIFMILFSFSNGYLASLCMCFGPKKVSQHEAETAGAIMAFFLSLGLAVGAALSFGFRAMI